The following are from one region of the Populus trichocarpa isolate Nisqually-1 chromosome 8, P.trichocarpa_v4.1, whole genome shotgun sequence genome:
- the LOC18101622 gene encoding glutathione transferase GST 23 — MVGVKLFGLSPSPFSQRVIWALKTKVAVNFVLITKPMMSFFTYVGEQQEKAINDNLQTLRIIEEHGLGEQKFLSGDRIGLVDIALGWIIHTLAAMEEIVGVKFVQADTFPLLHAWMKNFREIPVIKDNLPSHDQILDYFKGRREMFVKSPHACHHHH, encoded by the exons ATGGTAGGTGTGAAGCTCTTCGGATTGAGTCCAAGCCCATTCAGCCAGCGGGTTATCTGGGCACTAAAAACTAAAGTCGccgtcaattttgttttgatc ACTAAACCGATGATGAGTTTCTTCACGTATGTTGGAGAGCAACAGGAAAAGGCAATAAACGACAACCTCCAGACCTTGAGAATCATAGAAGAGCATGGACTAGGAGAGCAAAAATTTCTTAGTGGAGACAGAATTGGACTTGTAGATATTGCCTTGGGATGGATCATTCATACATTAGCAGCGATGGAGGAGATTGTTGGCGTCAAGTTTGTTCAAGCTGATACATTTCCTCTCTTGCATGCGTGGATGAAGAATTTTAGGGAAATTCCTGTAATTAAAGACAATCTCCCGAGTCATGATCAAATCTTGGACTACTTCAAAGGAAGGAGAGAGATGTTCGTCAAATCACCTCATGCTTGCCACCATCACCATTAG
- the LOC18101623 gene encoding probable glutathione S-transferase, whose product MAEVVKLLGAWSSPFVFRVIWALKIKGIPYEFIEEDVTNKSPLLLKNNPVLKKIPVLLHGEKPVCESMIIVEYIDEIWPQNPLLPNDPYERALARFWVKFTDDKCSSVWQISLAQGEELEKRVKETVDLLQTVEEHGLGEKKFFGGDNVGIADIAFGAVIHWLKIIEEIVGIKVFEAHKFPRLHEWIENFKQLPAVKENLPDWDWIVSYFKSHREERLASA is encoded by the exons ATGGCGGAGGTAGTGAAGCTGCTTGGAGCATGGTCCAGCCCATTTGTTTTCCGAGTGATATGGGCACTAAAAATAAAGGGCATTCCATATGAGTTCATAGAAGAAGATGTTACCAACAAAAGTCCTCTGCTTCTGAAGAATAACCCTGTTCTTAAGAAGATCCCAGTGCTTCTCCATGGTGAAAAACCAGTTTGCGAGTCCATGATTATTGTCGAATACATCGATGAGATATGGCCCCAAAATCCCTTGTTGCCCAATGACCCTTACGAGAGAGCTCTGGCTCGTTTCTGGGTCAAATTTACCGACGATAAG TGTTCTTCAGTGTGGCAAATCTCTCTCGCTCAAGGTGAAGAACTTGAGAAGAGAGTGAAGGAAACCGTGGATTTGTTGCAAACTGTAGAAGAGCACGGGTTAGGGGAGAAGAAATTTTTTGGTGGAGACAACGTAGGGATAGCAGACATAGCTTTTGGTGCAGTTATTCACTGGTTGAAAATCATTGAAGAAATAGTAGGGATAAAAGTATTTGAAGCGCATAAATTTCCTCGCCTGCATGAATGGATTGAAAATTTCAAGCAATTGCCTGCAGTTAAAGAAAACCTTCCGGATTGGGATTGGATTGTTTCCTACTTTAAGAGTCACAGAGAAGAGAGGCTTGCATCCGCCTGA